Genomic window (Roseateles sp. XES5):
TGCGGAAAGGCGAACTCGCCTATATGCGAGCGGCCAATCAGCTTGCGGAAAAAGCGGTTAACGTTCGCTCCGAGGCTCGGTCCGCTTACGTGGCATACCGGTCGAACTATGACATCGCCCGTCACTACCGAAACAGTGTTCTGCCGCTTCGTAGTGCAATCGAGGAACAGTCCCTCCTTACCTACAACGGCATGATCACCAGCACGTTCGAACTGATCGCGGACACCCGCGAAAAGATCGACTCCACCATCCTTGCCGTCAACGCCAAGCGCGACTTCTGGCTCGCGGAAGCGAACCTTGCACCCGTCATCTATGGCGGCAGCACTGGTTCCGCATCGGCGGAGACCGAAGTCGCGTCGGCTGAGGAAGCCGAAAGCGGCGGGCACTGAGAAAGGAAACGAAGATGTTCAATAGAAGACAGTTTCTTGGAGCCGGTGCTGCTAGCGCGGCAATCGTCTCATCCACTGCCTGGGGACAGACCTCAAACATGGGGCTTCCAGAAGCAGCCGTGATGGACTCCGCCACCACGCAGACGCCTGTGCGCCCGACGACAGGTCCGGACCTACAACCCGGTCGTCACCCTCAACGGCTGGACCCTGCCCTGGCGCATGAACCAGGGCGTCAAGGAGTTCCACCTGGTGGCCGAGCCGGTGCTGCGCGAGCTGGCTCCGGGCATGAAGGCCCATCTCTGGGGCTACAACGGCCAGTCGCCCGGCCCCACCATCGAGGTGGTCGAGGGCGACCGCGTGCGCATCTTCGTCAGCAACAAGCTGCCCGAGCACACCAGCATCCACTGGCATGGCCAGCGCCTGCCCAATGGCATGGACGGGGTCTCGGGCCTGACGCAGAAGGCCATCGCCCCCGGCAAGACCTATGTCTACGAGTTCGTGGCGCGCCGTCCCGGCACCTTCATGTACCACCCGCATGCCGACGAGATGACCCAGATGGCCATGGGCATGATGGGCTTCTGGGTCACGCATCCCAAGACGCGGCACCCGCAGATCAGCGCGGTGGACCGCGACTTCTGCTTGCTGCTCAATGCCTTCGACATCGAGCCCGGCAGCGCGACGCCCAAGATCATGACCATGCTGGACTTCAACCTCTGGTGCTGGAACAGCCGCGTCTTCCCGGGCATCGACACCTTGAACGTGCGCCAGGGCGACCGGGTGCGCATACGCGTGGGCAATCTGACGATGACCAACCACCCGATCCATGTGCACGGCCATGAGTTCGAGGTCACGGGCACCGACGGCGGATGGGTTCGGCCGGAGGCGCGGTGGCCGGAAGTCAGCATCGACATCCCGGTCGGTGCGATGCGGGCGTACGAGTTTGATGCCAAGTATGTCGGCGACTGGGCAATCCATTGCCATAAGTCGCACCACACCATGAATGCGATGGGACACGAAATCCCGACGTTCATCGGTGTCGACAAGAAGGAGGTTGCGAAGAAGATCAGGCAATTCCGTCCCGAGTACATGCCCATGGGAACCGCCGGTATGGCGGATATGGGCGAAATGTCGATGGAGATACCGGAAAACACCGTTCCCATGATGACTGGATGGGGTCCCCACGGCCCTATCGAAATGGGGGGCATGTTCTCCGTGGTGAAGGTCCGCGAGGGCATCTCAGCGGGCGATTATAGCGACCCGGGCTGGTATGAAAACCCACCCGGTACGCAGGCTTGGGAATGGACGGGAGCGCTTCCGGACATTCCTAAGGCCAAGGATGCAAAGACAAAGCTCACTCCGAAGCACTCGGATCACGGCTGATTAAATACTCTCAACCAAAGGACAGAGTTATGAAAACTGTACTCATTGGCCTCCTGCTGGCCACTCTCGCGACGCCGGTCCTTGCCTCGGGCTCCCATGAAGGTGGCCACGGAGAAATGACTGTCGGGGAACCTGGCGACAAGTCCAAGGCAACGCAGACAGTCCGCGTCACCATGAAGGAGACGGACGACGGCAAGATGATTTTCACCCCGAACAACTTCAAGGTTCGCAAGGGCCAGACCATCGTGTTTGCGATCAAGAACGCCGGTGAACTCGATCACGAGTTCGTTCTGGACCAGGAAGACAAGGTCATGGAGCACAAGGCCGTCATGGAAAAGTTCCCGGAGATGGAACATGACGACCCGAACGCGATCCGCCTCGCCCCGGGCAAGACCGGGGAGATCGTCTGGAAGTTCACCAATGATGGCGTCTTCAAGGTCGCTTGCCTCGTGCCCGGCCATTACGATGCGGGCATGCACGGCGACGTCACGGTCGCCAAGAAGTAATCAGAAAGGAAGCTGATATGAAAACCATCGCGAAGATTACCCTCGCCGCCGCAATCGCGCTCGCCTCCACCGCTGGCGCATTCGCCCAAGAGTTTACGAACGGTACAGTGAAGAAGGTGGACGAGAAGGCCAAGAAGGTCACGCTCATTCACGAGGAACTGAAAAGCCTCGAAATGCCCGCTATGACCATGGTTTTCCAAGTCGCCGACGAAGCATTTCTGGAAAAGCTCAAGGTCGGCGCCAAGGTCCAGTTCGTTGCCGAGCGGGTCAATGGCAAGCTGACCGTCACCCAGGTTAAGTAAGGCTGCGAAGCCGCGCCTCGCACGAGGCGCGGCTGTTCGCTCAGAGGAAAAATACTTCTTTTCGACTCCCGTGCTGCCGCTTTGAACTCTACTATGAGACAGGCTGGAAGCAGAGGGTCTTCCAGAGGTCTCCTTTCCAGTCGTCCGCCACAGCAGGCGTCCCCAGCTTGTAGAGAATGCTCCCCACCTTGACAGCTCTCGGCGCCGTGCACCGCACCCGAACCAGATGGTGCCCATCGTCGGCAAAGATCGTCTGGCCATCAGGGTCATGCTCGGTCAGCTCCACCTCGACGTCGTAATCAAACTGCAAGTCGGCGGACGCTTCGGACATGAGAATGGCCAAGCTGATAATCCTGTTGTCCGGGAACTCGGCAACATGAAAAGGCTGTCGCTCTTGAGCTTCGCTCGCGGTTCCAAGCGTCGCCAGAGTGATCGCTGTCAGTATCGCGCCGAGCTGTCTCATGAGACACTCCAATGGGATTGGATCCCCTGCTTTATAGCACGAACGGTACTGCGCTAACAGTGACTCGACTGCAGATGTGACACAAGGAAATGGACAGAGGGGTCTGATCGGGGATGCCTATCGCAATCCTTCCGGGCCAAATACACCTGCGCACCGTCGGCTTGGTCGACAGCCGCGGTCATATGTACTGCCATTGCTGCATCTGTAATGGAAGCTTGCGAGAAAATCGCACCGCTGACGGAGAAGATCCACTCGATCGCCGCCGGTATCGAGATGATGCGCCGCTTCATGGATATCCCAGGGATCGGAATTCAGTCCCAAGGTAAGATTGGGGTCAGAACAAGAGCTGCTCGAAATCGTACGCTAAGCTTGAACGGAGCGGGAACGCTTGATTGACCGCATTTCAAAAAGGGCATCTATGACCGGACATTCTGGAACCTGATCGCCGGTGCATTGCGCCGCCATATTCGACATGGCCCGCTCCAGACGCCGCAGATCGGCGATTTTCTGACGGATATCTTTCAAATGTTCGATGGTGAGCGCATGGACCTCCCGGCAGGTGTAGGTATGCCCATCGACCAGGCGAAGCAGGCCGCGCAGCTCGTCCAGGCTGAAGCCGAGTTCACGGCCGCGCCGCACGAAATGCAGCCGCCTTGCGTGTTCAGTTGTGTAGATACGATAACCCGCTGCGCTGCGGGCGGGCTTCGGCATGACGCCGATTTTCTCGTAATAGCGGATCGTCTCTATGTTGACGCCGCTGCGCTCGGACAGCACGCCGATCGAAAATTCATCATTCTGTGTCATCACATAGCTCGCACAAATCCGTGAAAATTTCTCGCTTGACCCTGTAGTCGCTACAGGCACTAGGGTCACGATAGATCAATTGCGGGAGCATGTGAACGATGATGCAGGATGAAACACGGACGCTGGCAAATACAGTCACAGAGCCAGCCGAAAAGGGTTTTGATCGGGCAGCATTGCTGTCGGTCGGCGGCATCGTTGCGGCACTGGGCGCAGCAACCTGTTGCGTGCTGCCCTTTGCCTTGTTCTTCGCTGGCATCAGCGGCGCGTGGATCGGCAATTTGACCGCGTTCGAACCCTACCAGCCTGTGTTTATCACGATCGCGCTCGCCTGCCTCGGCTACGGTTTCTATCTCGTCTATCGCAGGCCGAAGGCGGCTGAATGCGCCGAGGGTTCCTACTGCGCGCGTCCATCATCCCAT
Coding sequences:
- a CDS encoding helix-turn-helix domain-containing protein produces the protein MTQNDEFSIGVLSERSGVNIETIRYYEKIGVMPKPARSAAGYRIYTTEHARRLHFVRRGRELGFSLDELRGLLRLVDGHTYTCREVHALTIEHLKDIRQKIADLRRLERAMSNMAAQCTGDQVPECPVIDALFEMRSIKRSRSVQA
- a CDS encoding plastocyanin/azurin family copper-binding protein, yielding MKTVLIGLLLATLATPVLASGSHEGGHGEMTVGEPGDKSKATQTVRVTMKETDDGKMIFTPNNFKVRKGQTIVFAIKNAGELDHEFVLDQEDKVMEHKAVMEKFPEMEHDDPNAIRLAPGKTGEIVWKFTNDGVFKVACLVPGHYDAGMHGDVTVAKK
- a CDS encoding copper-binding protein; translation: MKTIAKITLAAAIALASTAGAFAQEFTNGTVKKVDEKAKKVTLIHEELKSLEMPAMTMVFQVADEAFLEKLKVGAKVQFVAERVNGKLTVTQVK
- a CDS encoding mercuric transporter MerT family protein, whose translation is MMQDETRTLANTVTEPAEKGFDRAALLSVGGIVAALGAATCCVLPFALFFAGISGAWIGNLTAFEPYQPVFITIALACLGYGFYLVYRRPKAAECAEGSYCARPSSHRNAKIGLWVATVLIIIAVGFPYAARLVLDA